ttatttttattttttagctgcAGACTGAACCAGGGCTCACACTTGCTAGGCAAAGCATCCTGCCACTAAACTAAATTGCCAACCCAACTTAAACCATTTTGGAGTTTGTGTTTCAGTTGAACTACCTGTTTCATCTCAAAGTCACCATGAGCTCGAAGAAGCGCAGATCACAGAAGATCCCGTTCAATGCaaggaaaaatgcaaaaatcGATGACTATTTCTCTCAGGTATGTCTATTATTATTGCTTGTGGGACatactgtagatgtaattctaaacagtcttattaaataagaaacacagagccaaataaagagttaaaagcccaagaggtcagagcactagcgaatagcctttagcttaccagtcggctgctgtccttcccctgagagagagagagagagagagagagagagagagagagagagagaccttctcctgtgtgacccgtCTTTTtattattgcctttctgttctgccttctcattggttctaaacccaactacatgatcTTCCTTGTCATTGCCTGGTCACAGAATTCCAgctctctgtggttggtactgggattaaaggcgtgtgtcttcatgctggctgtgtccttgaacacacagagacttggcctgccatgtgattggattaagggcatgtgctaccactgccagacttctgctaaatggctcgctattagctctgacccccaggcaactttatttattaacatacaaataaaatcacatttcagcacaaataaaatatcaccataatatacTAATAGCTGTCTTAGCCACAATGGGTCCTAGGTCACACAGGATCTACTGCCAAGAAAGATTGGACAATGACATATTCTAGCATTTTTCTTATCCACTTTATTTACTTTGGTGAATCGCAGCAAAGATGGGGAATTGTAATATAGGTTTTAGTTAAATAAAAGCAGTGCTTAATAAAAAAAGGTGTATTGTAATCATATCTGAAACATTAATTGAATAGATCAAATGTAATATGCCATAGCAAtctgtgaaacaaacaaaattaatactACTTAATAGTACTAAAATGTCTGAGTATGATTGGTCCCCTGAATCATAACAGCCTGTATTTGTTTAGTACTTTTCACTTTACAAAGGATTTTGTATAATTATTCTTACCATCACCTTCATAGTCAAGTGAGGAAGGTTGGTTCCAATTTGtttatgaagaaaagagagtTGCTTGAGCCTGTGATGAAGACTTGGGCAAGTTTGCTAAGATATGACAAATGATTGTGCCCTCTGAGTCTAAAATGTTCCTTTATTATATCAAGACAGTTGAAAAGTGTCAGGCATTTGATGTGCAAAGTTAAAgcctttttcttgtttgtgtccAGATTCTAGAAAGCAAGGCATCCAAATAGCTAGAAAATCCATGACAagccaagatttatttatttctgtcctACTCCATAACAGTATGCTCCAGGAACACACCTGGTCTCTTTTCCTCTCAAACTTGtcagaccaggcatggtggcacagtgcagtaatcccagcattcaaaagTCAGAGAACAGACGATTGTGAATTTTAGACCAGAGTGAACTATATAAtgcctcaaaaaggaaaagagaaaatttgaCAAAAAAGTCCATATCAATCCAGGAATATTTAAATATCTGGAGGAATATTTAAATATCTAGAGGTCTATTTCTGTACTCCCATGGTTGTGAAAAGGATGTTCTGACCAAATCTAACCACAGGGATGCATTTTGAGAGACTCTATACCTGGATAGAGTAGATTTATATTGCCTTGCATTCTTGTTGTCTGTTTAACTGAGAATGTTAGTGTCACTACACCTGATAACAGGTTTAAGTTTTAACCAAGCTCCAGCATTGCTACCCCTGTTAATAGTGAGTGACTTTGCTGGCATATGAACCAGTTGCCTCTTGACATCATTCTCATGATGATTATGACTTAGAGAAAATGACCCTTTCAGACATAGTTATCAGCcacttagtttctttttctattgctgtggtaaaatactccAACAAAGGCAATTTAAAACAGGAAGTGTTTGCTTGGTTTAGTGTCTTACaatccaccatggcagggagtcACAGCAGTAGGACCCTGGGAGAGTTAGTTACTTTGCATCTACAGTCAATAGTAGAGAGCAATGAAGGCATGCTCGGTTCCCCCTTATCATCTTAAACAGCCAGGATTTAACCTCGGGAATGATGCCAGCAAGTTTAGGCTAGTTCTCACTGGAATTGATGTAGCCAAAATAACATTCCACAGATGTGCCCATCTCGCAGGTGATTTGAAGTCCTGTTAAGCACACAGTTAATAATAACTGTCACAGAcacttttagtttttattgagACTTTCCTGTTTACTGAATTTGATTTATGTCcttccattttcccctttcctggtTCTTAATTAAAGACCTATAAAAATGGGAGATGATGAAAATTTACAAAAAATGTATAGTCCACTACAAAAAGATATTACATGGTGTATTAAAATCCACTGTGTATTGGTATCTGCTCACTTACTTTATGGGTTATGTTGTGATATTTAAAAAGGCACTTAGAGGACAAATATTCTGTAATCTTAATTTCTCTGCCAAAAGGACAAGACCAATTTTTTCTCACATTCCATAGGATGTGAGCAACATATTTTATGTGATTATATTCATTCATAGGGAATTTATATAATGAAGAGAATATCTTGCATTCATTTCATGATAGATGCTGCCTGAGCCACAGTATTAAGGAGCTTTGAAAattgtgagtctgaagccaacctgggctacatactgaattTCAGGGAAGTCttaactacatagcaagtctctGCCTCACTAATTATTAAATAAAGCACAAATTATCTGTTGCTGTTGTAGAGgaactgggtttgatttccagcaccaacatggtggttcataaaCACTGGTAACTACAGTTCAAGTAGATctgatgtcttctgacctctgtgggcaccaggcatgtgtagacaaatttctaaatggtgtaattaagtaaaaaacacagagccaaatataggagtgaaagccttagagatcagggaaataggaatagccaccagccaaccttaccttaccaactctgcagcttttaaatgcaagctacttcctgtctacctatgcctttatatgccttgctgttctgccctctcattgtcTCTTAGCCccgctacctcacttccttgtcactgtctgtctgtacagacctccaggtctctatggttggtactgggattaaagacgtgtgtcaccacacttggctctgttccctagtgtggccttgaacacacacagagatcctgcctgctaagtgatcggattaagggtgtgtgttgcctgacttcttgtttacttaaaatggttggccttttccccctgatctccaggcaagctttatttatcaaaacacaaaatatcaccacaggcatgcacatggatcacacacatatatgtaggcaaaacattcatatacatacaaataaatcttaaaaaacaaattaatgataAATAAACAGCTTTAAAATGTTATTGCAATACATTTTATGCATGAATAAGATAAAATGTATAttgctgaaaataataaaaatgacttgGAATACCATATAGGGAAGCTGGTAGACCTTTGAGTGTCTGGGTAACACTTGTGTCTGCCTTCTTATTTGTTAGAAAAATGCACCATGTGTAACAGGAGCTTTTCTGACTGGTTTGATAGGAAGTTGAGGTTGTGTTTTGGATTCCAAGATGAACTCTGGCTTAATTCTACTTTTGAAGTTGATACTGAGTTTCCCAGAGGAATTATGTGAGTTGACATTAAAAATGGACACAGAACTAGAGTTTTCAGAGTTATAAGAtatcatcatttatttttaggttCCCAAAGAAGAGCAGAATGATTCCGATATTTCTCAAGCAAAAGTGAACTCCAGAAAAACACCAAGAGATATAACCAACACCCAGGATTGCACAGCCAAGAAAATCCGACAAGATCAGACTCCTCCCCTAAATAAGACAATTACGTTCACCTTGGAGGTGAAccgcaggaaaaacaaaaacatgaaacatGTACTTACACATAGTGAGACAAGTAGCTTATATGCAGCACTCAACACTCATGATGCTgtcaaagaagagataaaaagacaaaaaggcaaagaaatgcTGGTGTACGGCACAAAAGGAATAGAAGGGTACGTAAACCTCGGCATGCCCCTCTGCTGTTTTCCAGAAGGCAGCCACGTGGTCTTTAAATTTTCTCGATGTAAAAGTGAGCCAGAAGAAAATAAACGATTGTTTGAACCACAGAACCTACCATCTACCAGTTATGTCCGATTTTACATTTATGCAATTGGGAGTAAGAAGAAAAGGATTCTGAAGTGTAGAGAACTTCACGAGGAGGGGACCAAAGTCTGTGTGTATGGCATCAAAGGAGAGACCATCAAGGACACTCTGATGAAGGACGGCAGGTTTTACTCCTTTGTGGAGAGTGACCATTGGAAACTCATTAGTGACCTGGACACCATCATAGCAAACACCCAGCCAGTTGATGAGTTAGAGGGCAAGCTCTTTCAGGTCAAGgctgaacaaacaaaaatcccgAGGGTAGTGTCTGTCACTCAGAATTCTGAGTCAGAGGACAGAAACTTTCATGAGGTAGATAAATACATTGTGGATGAGTACCCCACATTGAAAGAACAACGAGAAAAACTCAGAGCATAtatcaaggaagaaaatgaaaaaggaaagaagaaattttCCTTATTCAAAGTACATAAAGAAAACTTTGGGAAACTGACAAAAAATTCTACTTCTGTTAAACTGCTCAAACATCTTTCACAGGTCAGTGACTCAGTTGGGTACCTGAGGTGGAACAATAATGGAAATGAAGGCTGTGCCACgtgctttgtttttaaaggattGTATATTATCACTTGTCGGCATGTGATAACTGGCATCGTGGGGGAAGGCATAGATCCAAGTCAGTGGGAAAGCATAATTAGTCAGTGTGTAAAAGTGACGTTTGATTATGAAGAATTCCCATTAAGAGAAGACAGTGCTTTTAATGTTAAACCTTGGTTTGAGATATCTAATATAAAGCTTGACTATGCCATCCTGGAACTCGAGGAAAATGGAGGATACATACCTGCCGGACTGTATAATGGAATAGGACGTGCACCACTTAATGGGTTGATTTATATCATTGGCCATCCAGATGGAGAAAAGAAGTCTACTGATGCTTGTACAGTGGTCCCTAAAGATAATCGAGGAAGAAAATGTGAGGAAAATGTTCGAGAAAGAGAGGCAGCAGGCTGCCATTTCTCTATGCCTTTTGTCCATATGTTCACCCAAAGAAGTTTCCAGGAAATTCTTCACAGCTCTCATTTGCTTACCTAtaacaccacatttttttttgggtCTTCTGGATCCCCAGTGTTTGATTCTTATGGTTCATTGGTGGCCATGCACACTGCTGGCTTCCCTTGTAATTACCAAAGTGGAGTTTCCAGTATCATTGAGTTTGGTTCTTCTATGGAAGCCATTATTGCTGATATTAAGCAAAATGAACATTGGTATAATATAATTTTTGGAAATTGTCAGGATGAAGAAATGTGGAGCCAATAGTCTTAAGGACTGGAGAGGATTTCATCTATTTTCCAACTTTAAGGGAACTGCCTATGGTGTTGTTATTCTGCAGACAATAATGTTTTATGAACTTTCAAAATGATTgatttaaccaaaaaaaaaatggatgttcTAGATTACTTCCTGTGTACTAgacatttcttttcaaagttcatgaacatcaacaacaacaacacaaaaacatttGAGTTGACTGTTTAAAGTAACACGAAAAAGAAGATGAAGTACAAATCAGGTCAGGGGACTTAGTGTCAGGAGATGCAAAGATCAGAAAAAGTTCAGAGAATAGAAACTGGAATTGTGGGCCAAAGAGAGTGAGGGAAAAGGAGCCTATAGTTCTCCGGGCAACTTGAACCAATTTCAAAGGCACGGCTTTATTTGGTTCTACCTGTACCTTCCTTCTCTGCTGACCAGAGCTCAGCCAGGTCACTGAGTCACGGGTTTTTCAGCCCCGAGAGGTCTCTGAAATCACTTGCCTTTCTTCTGCTC
The sequence above is drawn from the Peromyscus leucopus breed LL Stock chromosome 1, UCI_PerLeu_2.1, whole genome shotgun sequence genome and encodes:
- the LOC114703448 gene encoding protein FAM111A-like, with the protein product MSSKKRRSQKIPFNARKNAKIDDYFSQVPKEEQNDSDISQAKVNSRKTPRDITNTQDCTAKKIRQDQTPPLNKTITFTLEVNRRKNKNMKHVLTHSETSSLYAALNTHDAVKEEIKRQKGKEMLVYGTKGIEGYVNLGMPLCCFPEGSHVVFKFSRCKSEPEENKRLFEPQNLPSTSYVRFYIYAIGSKKKRILKCRELHEEGTKVCVYGIKGETIKDTLMKDGRFYSFVESDHWKLISDLDTIIANTQPVDELEGKLFQVKAEQTKIPRVVSVTQNSESEDRNFHEVDKYIVDEYPTLKEQREKLRAYIKEENEKGKKKFSLFKVHKENFGKLTKNSTSVKLLKHLSQVSDSVGYLRWNNNGNEGCATCFVFKGLYIITCRHVITGIVGEGIDPSQWESIISQCVKVTFDYEEFPLREDSAFNVKPWFEISNIKLDYAILELEENGGYIPAGLYNGIGRAPLNGLIYIIGHPDGEKKSTDACTVVPKDNRGRKCEENVREREAAGCHFSMPFVHMFTQRSFQEILHSSHLLTYNTTFFFGSSGSPVFDSYGSLVAMHTAGFPCNYQSGVSSIIEFGSSMEAIIADIKQNEHWYNIIFGNCQDEEMWSQ